One window of the Novosphingobium sp. KACC 22771 genome contains the following:
- a CDS encoding urea amidolyase associated protein UAAP1, translated as MTNTLANPLAARDHARAMAGTVVESMPILPPHADDLPPGVAADDHLWEETIAPGGYATRHLPRGSRLRLIDTQGDACASLMIFNAHMPSERLNVADTVKVQWNAYLGAGKLLLSDMGRVLMSIEGDEAGTHDCFAGTSNTATNEAKYGHGANSGPHPNGRDRFLLGAAKHGLSRRDVHPCVNLFKGTHIEEDGTITPLVGPFAPGRSVVLRAEMEVIVVIANCPHVLDPRPEYSVTPLRASAWRGPITPPEDPIRNATPEGLRAFENVEDYCRR; from the coding sequence ATGACAAATACACTCGCAAATCCTCTGGCCGCCCGCGACCATGCCCGCGCCATGGCGGGCACCGTGGTTGAATCCATGCCGATCCTGCCCCCCCATGCCGATGATCTGCCCCCCGGCGTCGCGGCGGACGATCATCTGTGGGAGGAAACCATCGCGCCCGGTGGCTATGCCACGCGCCATCTGCCGCGCGGCTCCCGCCTGCGCCTGATCGACACGCAAGGCGATGCCTGCGCCAGCCTGATGATCTTCAACGCGCACATGCCCAGCGAACGGCTGAACGTGGCCGATACGGTCAAGGTCCAGTGGAACGCCTATCTTGGCGCAGGCAAGCTGCTGCTCTCCGACATGGGCCGGGTGCTGATGAGCATCGAGGGTGATGAGGCCGGTACGCATGACTGCTTTGCCGGAACATCGAATACGGCCACCAACGAGGCGAAATACGGGCATGGCGCCAACAGCGGCCCCCACCCTAATGGCCGCGACCGCTTTCTGCTGGGGGCGGCCAAGCATGGCCTGTCGCGCCGCGATGTCCACCCCTGTGTCAACCTGTTCAAGGGCACGCATATCGAGGAGGACGGCACGATCACGCCCCTTGTCGGCCCCTTTGCGCCGGGCCGCAGCGTGGTGCTGCGCGCGGAAATGGAGGTGATCGTGGTCATCGCCAATTGCCCCCATGTCCTCGACCCGCGCCCGGAATATTCGGTCACGCCCCTGCGCGCCAGCGCATGGCGCGGGCCGATCACCCCGCCCGAGGACCCCATCCGCAATGCGACGCCCGAAGGCCTGCGCGCCTTTGAAAATGTCGAAGATTATTGCCGTCGCTGA